Proteins co-encoded in one Haloarcula pelagica genomic window:
- a CDS encoding DUF5807 family protein, protein MSKRTEFLAGERPEDVLFFLHEDAVSNPGALAEYAERVEDGHVLVLPGDDGRSAFKSATGIDPMGLAQAAMGTEGDIHDDLTGATCPVADEEPEQNHTTKFVFAFAEEQNEEVGGLYAEGDVVHAYAVCACGERYSDKWVVDG, encoded by the coding sequence ATGAGCAAACGGACCGAGTTTCTCGCCGGCGAGCGGCCCGAGGACGTACTCTTCTTTCTCCACGAGGACGCGGTGTCGAACCCCGGCGCGCTGGCGGAGTACGCCGAGCGCGTCGAGGACGGCCACGTCCTCGTGTTGCCCGGTGACGACGGCCGCAGCGCGTTCAAGTCCGCGACCGGCATCGATCCGATGGGACTGGCACAGGCGGCGATGGGCACCGAGGGCGACATCCACGACGACCTGACCGGCGCGACCTGTCCGGTCGCCGACGAGGAACCCGAACAGAACCACACGACGAAGTTCGTCTTCGCGTTCGCCGAGGAACAGAACGAGGAGGTCGGCGGCCTCTACGCCGAGGGCGATGTCGTCCACGCCTACGCGGTGTGTGCCTGTGGCGAGCGCTACAGCGACAAGTGGGTCGTCGACGGATAG
- a CDS encoding DHH family phosphoesterase, with product MDDWLIDDDRLSVARKSVLPGEGFFVPDSFEEEQAEAEAAETLAGAGVVVVADPDADGLACTALIREAHGEGALLPAGPHELDEALAWTAEYADPDATVYVCDLCPDSEDDLAAIADLTARAERVVWFDHHQWDDDLGALVDDAGVERTVGDSEEVCTADVALAELDHDFGERWADLAAVTRDHDLWIREDERSDDLADFSYWSDPEEYIEAIQAHGADLSPEVQEFLAEKRIEKEALIEKAVDRAELREVGEWTVGVTYGRCSQNEVAEALREQGADAAVVVKPAGSASIRGTETFERAHEVAAQVNGGGHPKAAGCKPDIYDDMMDYAHHWTTHGAVAKQAIVDAFKRLPEEDDEGIDTDR from the coding sequence ATGGACGATTGGCTCATCGACGACGACCGCCTCTCCGTAGCCCGCAAGTCTGTCCTCCCCGGTGAGGGGTTCTTCGTTCCCGACTCGTTCGAGGAGGAACAGGCCGAGGCCGAGGCCGCGGAGACGCTCGCCGGCGCCGGGGTCGTCGTCGTCGCCGACCCCGACGCCGACGGACTCGCCTGTACCGCTCTGATCCGTGAGGCCCACGGCGAGGGCGCACTGCTCCCCGCAGGCCCGCACGAACTCGACGAGGCACTGGCCTGGACCGCCGAGTACGCCGACCCCGACGCGACCGTCTACGTCTGTGACCTCTGTCCCGACAGCGAGGACGACCTGGCGGCTATCGCGGACCTGACCGCCCGCGCCGAGCGGGTCGTCTGGTTCGACCACCACCAGTGGGACGACGACCTGGGCGCGCTGGTCGACGACGCGGGCGTCGAGCGGACCGTCGGGGACAGCGAGGAGGTCTGTACCGCCGACGTGGCCCTGGCGGAACTCGACCACGACTTCGGCGAGCGCTGGGCGGACCTGGCGGCGGTCACCCGCGACCACGATCTCTGGATCCGCGAGGACGAGCGCAGCGACGACCTGGCCGACTTCTCGTACTGGTCGGACCCCGAGGAGTACATCGAGGCCATCCAGGCCCACGGCGCCGACCTCTCGCCGGAGGTCCAGGAGTTCCTCGCCGAGAAACGCATCGAGAAGGAGGCGCTCATCGAGAAGGCCGTCGACCGCGCCGAACTCCGCGAGGTCGGCGAGTGGACCGTCGGCGTCACCTACGGCCGCTGTTCGCAGAACGAGGTCGCCGAGGCGCTGCGCGAGCAGGGCGCCGACGCCGCCGTCGTCGTCAAACCCGCCGGCTCCGCCTCGATCCGCGGGACCGAGACCTTCGAGCGCGCCCACGAGGTCGCCGCCCAGGTCAACGGCGGCGGCCACCCCAAGGCCGCCGGCTGCAAGCCCGACATCTACGACGACATGATGGACTACGCCCACCACTGGACGACCCACGGGGCGGTGGCGAAACAGGCGATCGTGGACGCGTTCAAGCGGCTACCTGAGGAGGACGACGAAGGCATCGATACCGACCGGTAG
- a CDS encoding universal stress protein: protein MFDTVVVATDGSGSAERAVEAALDLAARFDATVHGLYVVDESEVEATPEEVRDALERALATTGGRALAFIREAAAAESDEELVTAVRQGDPATEICQYATEHDADVIATGTRGRHGEHGFLLGSVAEAIVRRAEMPVLTVRQLEGDANPDRTEV, encoded by the coding sequence ATGTTCGACACGGTGGTCGTCGCGACGGACGGATCGGGCAGTGCCGAGCGGGCCGTCGAGGCCGCACTGGACCTGGCTGCGCGCTTCGACGCCACCGTCCACGGCCTGTACGTCGTCGACGAGTCCGAGGTCGAGGCCACCCCCGAGGAGGTCCGAGACGCCTTGGAACGGGCGCTGGCGACGACCGGCGGGCGCGCGCTGGCGTTCATCCGCGAAGCCGCGGCCGCCGAGAGCGACGAGGAACTGGTCACTGCGGTCCGGCAGGGGGACCCGGCGACCGAGATCTGCCAGTACGCGACCGAACACGACGCCGATGTCATCGCCACCGGGACCCGCGGCCGGCACGGCGAACACGGCTTTCTCCTGGGGAGTGTCGCCGAGGCCATCGTCCGCCGGGCTGAGATGCCGGTCCTGACGGTCCGGCAACTGGAGGGCGACGCCAACCCGGACCGGACCGAAGTGTGA
- a CDS encoding universal stress protein, producing MDIDLVLVPVDGSDRSERAAEYAVAVAERYDADLHLLFVLDERLRRDIDTERVDPDAVASEHREFTDEIRRSFDEHHPGGSLETSTATAFSQTRLMQTPGSVVLDVSEDIGADFIVVPREHGEQEAVGRAALYVIEYASQPVLSV from the coding sequence ATGGACATCGATCTCGTGCTCGTCCCGGTCGACGGCAGCGACCGGTCCGAGCGAGCGGCCGAGTACGCCGTCGCCGTCGCCGAGCGGTACGACGCCGACCTCCACCTCCTGTTCGTCCTCGACGAGCGACTGCGCCGGGACATCGACACCGAGCGTGTCGACCCCGACGCCGTCGCCAGCGAACACCGCGAGTTCACCGACGAGATCCGCCGGTCGTTCGACGAGCACCACCCCGGCGGCTCGCTCGAAACCTCGACCGCGACCGCCTTCTCACAGACCAGGCTCATGCAGACACCGGGGAGTGTCGTCCTCGATGTCTCGGAGGACATCGGCGCGGATTTCATCGTCGTCCCGCGCGAGCACGGCGAACAGGAGGCGGTCGGCCGCGCGGCCCTGTACGTCATCGAGTACGCCAGCCAGCCGGTCCTCTCCGTCTAG
- a CDS encoding GNAT family N-acetyltransferase: MTTEYPDEPAGEFPAPPRTVTDREDREIDLRAADEGDREQLVEMYLDFDPADRAQGIPPIKEHAIERWLDTILDEECVNVVALNDGVAAGHATLVPDNEGDYELAIFVLQAFQGSGIGTVLLETLLGQGQTEGIEHVWLTVERWNDPAIALYRKMGFETQNAESFEIEMAIRLL; this comes from the coding sequence ATGACGACCGAGTATCCCGACGAGCCGGCCGGCGAGTTCCCCGCACCGCCACGGACGGTCACGGACCGTGAGGACCGCGAGATCGACCTCCGCGCCGCCGACGAGGGCGACCGCGAGCAACTGGTCGAGATGTACCTCGACTTCGACCCGGCGGACCGCGCTCAGGGCATCCCCCCGATCAAGGAACACGCCATCGAGCGGTGGCTCGATACGATCCTCGACGAGGAGTGTGTCAACGTCGTCGCGCTCAACGACGGCGTCGCCGCCGGCCACGCGACGCTCGTCCCCGACAACGAGGGCGATTACGAACTCGCGATCTTCGTCCTCCAGGCGTTCCAGGGCAGCGGTATCGGGACGGTCCTCTTAGAGACGCTGCTTGGCCAGGGACAGACAGAGGGGATCGAGCACGTGTGGCTCACCGTCGAGCGCTGGAACGACCCCGCCATCGCGCTCTACCGGAAGATGGGGTTCGAGACCCAAAACGCCGAGAGCTTCGAGATCGAGATGGCGATTCGGCTGCTCTAG
- a CDS encoding universal stress protein, translating into MKVLLGVGGSQLSYHALDETVQRANETGDDLTIAIFDNEEVDTDAAAIEQRVEETLAEAGFEAEIRHVEGDSPGSWLVGTAESEDFDRIVLGGGERSTQGKIQLGSIVEFVLLNAQTPVTLVR; encoded by the coding sequence ATGAAAGTACTGCTCGGCGTCGGCGGCAGCCAGCTGTCGTACCACGCGCTCGACGAGACGGTCCAGCGAGCGAACGAGACCGGCGACGACCTGACGATCGCTATCTTCGACAACGAGGAGGTCGACACGGACGCCGCTGCGATCGAACAGCGGGTCGAGGAGACGCTCGCCGAGGCGGGGTTCGAAGCGGAGATCCGCCACGTCGAGGGCGACTCGCCCGGCAGTTGGCTCGTCGGGACCGCCGAGAGCGAGGACTTCGACCGGATCGTCCTCGGGGGCGGCGAGCGCTCGACGCAAGGGAAGATCCAGCTGGGCTCGATCGTCGAGTTCGTCCTGTTGAACGCCCAGACCCCGGTCACGCTGGTTCGATGA
- a CDS encoding DUF5806 family protein, translating into MTEGEPPDGAEPEPADDTEVATDADSEVSDPEVPPDVRKYDRFKKIEGGTYDRANDFLRDRTYVTAREWAIARLCADFRTETGVEMTKIGENLPELVPFMTDTYTPQAVNQARAAFEEKVRKSGATFLYGAMSDFFTAEELDDVMYEATEVAKFLLEVEGVDLAVEEELEAEDRISEVMREVQEHSAALRHDEVCCPECGTEFEPGTEQ; encoded by the coding sequence ATGACAGAGGGCGAACCGCCGGACGGAGCCGAGCCGGAACCGGCAGACGACACGGAGGTGGCGACGGACGCCGACAGCGAGGTATCGGACCCCGAGGTCCCACCCGACGTACGGAAGTACGACCGGTTCAAGAAGATCGAGGGCGGTACCTACGACCGGGCCAACGACTTCCTCCGGGACCGGACCTACGTCACCGCCCGCGAGTGGGCCATCGCCCGCCTGTGTGCGGACTTCCGGACCGAGACGGGCGTCGAGATGACCAAGATCGGCGAGAACCTCCCCGAACTCGTCCCGTTCATGACCGACACCTACACGCCACAGGCGGTCAACCAGGCGCGGGCGGCCTTCGAGGAGAAAGTCCGGAAGTCGGGTGCGACGTTCCTCTACGGCGCGATGTCGGACTTCTTCACCGCCGAGGAGCTCGACGACGTGATGTACGAGGCCACCGAAGTGGCGAAGTTCCTGCTGGAGGTCGAGGGCGTCGACCTGGCCGTCGAGGAGGAACTCGAAGCCGAAGACCGCATCTCCGAGGTGATGCGGGAGGTCCAGGAACACTCGGCGGCGCTGCGCCACGACGAGGTGTGCTGTCCCGAGTGTGGAACGGAGTTCGAACCGGGAACGGAGCAGTGA
- a CDS encoding dihydroorotase produces MLIRSATLPDGSQRDVRVSGDSIAAVGRDLEPGDDRVLDAAGKRLFPGAIDVHVHFRQPGYPHKETWETGSRAAAAGGVTTVVDQPNTDPPTVDGAAFDQKAEFAADSLIDWGINGGVTADWDPDSLLARRLFALGEVFLADSTGDMGIDTDLFAEAVDAATEAGVPVTVHAEDATKFNEDARARDDADAWSAYRTAEAEAAAVERACAIARDRDARIHIAHTSTPEGIDIASEAGMTTEVTPHHLLLSRKDLDELGTLGRMNPPLRRESRRRKVYERVADGTVDMIATDHAPHTRAEKDASIWDAPSGVPGVETMLPLLLAEARDPDTPLSYERVRDLTAATPAAVFDVPQKGAIEPGRDADLVLVDTTETTEIGGEALQTDCGWTPFEGFEGIFPEWTMVRGTVVYDADAADPFGAHDGQNVRDADGELL; encoded by the coding sequence ATGCTCATCCGTTCAGCCACGCTCCCCGACGGCAGCCAGCGCGATGTCCGGGTCAGCGGCGACTCGATCGCCGCGGTCGGCCGCGACCTCGAACCGGGCGACGACCGCGTCCTCGACGCTGCGGGGAAGCGCCTCTTCCCGGGCGCGATCGACGTACACGTCCACTTCCGGCAGCCGGGCTACCCGCACAAGGAGACCTGGGAGACAGGCTCCCGGGCCGCGGCGGCCGGCGGGGTCACCACGGTGGTCGACCAGCCAAACACCGACCCGCCGACGGTCGACGGGGCCGCCTTCGACCAGAAAGCGGAGTTCGCCGCCGACTCGCTGATCGACTGGGGGATCAACGGCGGCGTCACCGCCGACTGGGACCCCGACTCGCTGCTCGCCCGGCGCCTGTTCGCCCTTGGCGAGGTGTTCCTCGCGGACTCGACGGGCGACATGGGGATCGATACGGACCTGTTCGCCGAGGCCGTCGACGCCGCCACCGAGGCCGGCGTGCCCGTCACCGTCCACGCCGAGGACGCCACGAAGTTCAACGAGGACGCCCGGGCCCGCGACGACGCCGACGCCTGGAGCGCCTACCGGACCGCCGAGGCCGAGGCCGCCGCCGTCGAGCGGGCCTGTGCCATCGCACGCGACCGGGACGCCCGAATCCACATCGCCCACACGTCGACCCCGGAGGGCATCGACATCGCCAGCGAGGCCGGGATGACCACCGAGGTGACGCCCCATCACCTCCTGTTGTCCCGGAAAGACCTGGACGAACTCGGCACGCTCGGCCGGATGAACCCGCCGCTGCGCCGGGAGTCGCGCCGCCGGAAGGTGTACGAGCGGGTCGCCGACGGGACCGTCGACATGATCGCGACGGACCACGCGCCCCACACCCGCGCCGAGAAGGACGCGAGCATCTGGGACGCCCCGTCTGGCGTCCCCGGCGTCGAGACGATGCTCCCGCTCCTGCTGGCGGAGGCGCGCGATCCGGACACGCCGCTGTCCTACGAGCGAGTCCGTGACCTGACCGCGGCCACCCCCGCGGCGGTCTTCGACGTGCCACAGAAGGGCGCGATCGAACCCGGCCGGGACGCCGACCTCGTGCTCGTCGACACCACCGAGACGACCGAGATCGGTGGCGAGGCCCTCCAGACGGACTGTGGCTGGACGCCCTTCGAGGGGTTCGAGGGGATCTTCCCCGAGTGGACGATGGTCCGCGGGACGGTCGTCTACGACGCCGACGCCGCCGACCCGTTTGGTGCCCACGACGGCCAGAACGTCCGGGACGCCGACGGCGAACTGCTATAG
- a CDS encoding cysteine hydrolase family protein: MQFDPADTALIVVDMQNGFCHPEGSLYAPDSEAAIEPVTDLIDRAGAAGAAVVLTRDVHPPEQFADAHYYDEFERWGEHVVEGSWEADLVEALDPEAAELVVEKHTYDAFYETQLEGWLDAHGIDDLVICGTLANVCVLHTASSAGLRDFRPVLVEDAVGFIEQDHREYALEHADWLFGEVTDRAAVGFE, from the coding sequence ATGCAGTTCGATCCAGCCGACACGGCCCTGATCGTGGTCGACATGCAGAACGGCTTCTGTCACCCCGAGGGGAGCCTCTACGCCCCCGACAGCGAGGCCGCGATCGAGCCCGTGACCGACCTGATCGACCGGGCGGGCGCGGCCGGCGCCGCCGTGGTCCTGACCCGTGATGTCCACCCGCCCGAGCAGTTCGCTGACGCCCACTACTACGACGAGTTCGAGCGCTGGGGCGAACACGTCGTCGAAGGCTCCTGGGAGGCTGACCTCGTCGAAGCACTCGATCCCGAGGCCGCGGAGCTGGTCGTCGAGAAACACACCTACGACGCCTTCTACGAGACCCAACTGGAGGGGTGGCTCGACGCCCACGGGATCGACGACCTGGTGATCTGCGGGACGCTGGCGAACGTCTGCGTGCTACATACAGCTTCCAGCGCCGGCCTGCGGGACTTCCGGCCGGTGCTCGTCGAGGACGCAGTCGGCTTCATCGAGCAGGACCACCGGGAGTACGCCCTCGAACACGCCGACTGGCTGTTCGGCGAGGTCACCGACCGCGCCGCTGTCGGCTTCGAGTGA
- a CDS encoding Hvo_1808 family surface protein: MRRLAVLALCVVLALTGCQAPGSTGGHDSLDASASTGGDAAATPATDTESTAQPVVAGDAPPDPQTDRLGWENGYWHNESLPVTTEDGLNESERAAVVARSMARVEVVRRLEFDTTVPVGLVSRAEYRNRSGGGSPGPALRRFDNAKFEALLLVGEDRGSIAVQDSTLGESVLGFYSGGRDEIVLVTDSETPTIDELTLAHELVHALQDQQFGLASDARTRDGVQGRNGLIEGDATAVEQAYDARCGEQWDCLAGGGGGGGGGGDRHFGINFMLYFPYSDGPGLVNDLRDRGGWAAVDDAYDDRPDGAREVIAPSEYPDWEREPVDLADRTTGDWDRVRPSTDRDRPDYAVVGPSAIAASLAYTLTDDYNESSAVAPQDVINFEDDGSVDSSDPYNYDLPATDGWAGGRMHVYSDGTETAYVWKTVWDTDRDAREFATAWEGALAHWGGTERAEGTWVLAADSPFADAVAVRVDGRTVTVVNAPTAAELDEVHDA, translated from the coding sequence ATGCGACGCCTCGCCGTCCTCGCCCTCTGTGTGGTACTGGCCCTCACTGGCTGTCAGGCGCCCGGTTCGACCGGTGGCCACGATAGTCTGGACGCGAGTGCGAGCACCGGCGGGGACGCCGCGGCCACCCCGGCGACCGACACCGAGTCGACGGCACAGCCGGTGGTCGCCGGCGACGCGCCACCGGACCCACAGACCGACCGGCTGGGCTGGGAGAACGGCTACTGGCACAACGAGTCGCTGCCGGTGACCACCGAGGACGGCCTCAACGAGAGCGAGCGCGCGGCCGTCGTCGCCCGATCGATGGCCCGCGTCGAGGTCGTCCGGCGCCTGGAGTTCGACACCACCGTCCCGGTCGGCCTCGTCTCGCGGGCCGAGTACCGCAACCGCAGCGGCGGCGGGTCGCCTGGCCCGGCACTCCGGCGGTTCGACAACGCGAAGTTCGAGGCGCTGCTGTTGGTCGGCGAGGACCGTGGGTCGATCGCCGTCCAGGACAGCACGCTCGGCGAGAGCGTCCTCGGGTTCTACAGCGGCGGCCGCGACGAGATCGTCCTCGTGACCGACTCCGAGACGCCGACGATCGACGAACTGACGCTGGCCCACGAACTCGTCCACGCGCTGCAAGACCAGCAGTTCGGGCTGGCCAGCGACGCGCGGACCCGCGACGGGGTCCAGGGGCGAAACGGCCTGATCGAGGGCGACGCGACGGCCGTCGAACAGGCCTACGACGCCCGCTGTGGCGAGCAGTGGGACTGTCTGGCCGGCGGCGGTGGCGGCGGTGGCGGCGGCGGGGACCGCCACTTCGGCATCAACTTCATGCTGTATTTCCCCTACAGCGACGGTCCCGGCCTCGTGAACGACCTGCGCGACCGTGGCGGGTGGGCCGCGGTCGACGACGCCTACGACGACCGCCCCGACGGCGCCCGCGAAGTGATCGCCCCGAGCGAGTACCCCGACTGGGAGCGCGAACCGGTCGACCTCGCGGACCGGACCACCGGGGACTGGGACCGGGTCCGTCCCTCCACCGACCGGGACCGTCCGGACTACGCCGTCGTCGGTCCCTCGGCCATCGCCGCGTCGCTGGCCTACACCCTGACCGACGACTACAACGAGTCGAGCGCCGTCGCCCCACAGGACGTGATCAACTTCGAGGACGACGGCTCGGTCGACTCGTCGGACCCGTACAACTACGACCTGCCGGCCACCGACGGGTGGGCCGGCGGTCGGATGCACGTCTACAGCGACGGGACGGAGACGGCCTACGTCTGGAAGACGGTCTGGGACACCGACCGGGACGCCCGTGAGTTCGCCACCGCCTGGGAGGGCGCCCTGGCCCACTGGGGCGGGACCGAGCGGGCCGAGGGGACCTGGGTCCTCGCCGCGGACAGCCCCTTCGCCGACGCCGTCGCGGTCCGGGTCGACGGCCGGACCGTGACCGTCGTGAACGCGCCGACCGCGGCCGAACTCGACGAGGTCCACGATGCGTAG
- a CDS encoding Hvo_1808 family surface protein, with the protein MRRELLVALALVLAGCSAPTLPGPIGGPSHPETPTGQDAIGWEDGYWYDDPVSVTTDDGLNESELEAVTARTMARVERIRGLEFEEPVPVEVISRAEYRNRSSGNGSSAGPPRDPWNDQVWESLLLIGEDSGSSEAIDDTLSTAVQGFYSPSRDQIVVVSPSETPAVDRRTLAHELVHALQDQQFGLNGSAETQDTQLARDGIVEGDANYVEALYERRCGDGWNCMDRPEREGSSGGGGSSINEGLFTVIIQPYATGPRFVDARREAGGWEAVNAVYSEYPDSSEQVLHPEAYPDEDPVNVTVRDRSNGEWQRFDHDPVADTVGEASIFATMYHNNQTDADRYSYDSAPSVGWGGDTVVPYHDGDGDGDGGYVWRSSWDTEEDAREFARAYRAALVEEHGATQPRANVYVVPESSPFADAFHVVRRGDTVRIVNGPTVEDLGEIHAPAG; encoded by the coding sequence ATGCGTAGGGAGCTGCTCGTGGCGCTGGCGCTCGTGCTGGCGGGCTGTAGCGCGCCGACACTCCCCGGACCGATCGGCGGGCCGTCCCACCCCGAGACGCCGACCGGCCAGGACGCGATCGGCTGGGAGGACGGCTACTGGTACGACGATCCGGTGTCGGTGACGACCGACGACGGCCTCAACGAGAGCGAACTGGAGGCGGTCACCGCCAGGACGATGGCCCGGGTCGAGCGGATTCGCGGGCTAGAGTTCGAGGAGCCGGTGCCGGTCGAAGTGATCTCCCGGGCCGAGTACCGGAACCGCAGCAGCGGCAACGGCAGCAGTGCCGGCCCGCCCCGGGACCCCTGGAACGACCAGGTCTGGGAGTCGCTGTTGCTCATCGGCGAGGACAGCGGGAGCAGCGAGGCCATCGACGACACGCTCTCGACGGCGGTACAGGGCTTCTACTCGCCCAGCCGGGACCAAATCGTCGTCGTCAGCCCGAGCGAGACGCCCGCGGTCGACCGGCGGACCCTGGCCCACGAACTCGTCCACGCGCTGCAAGACCAGCAGTTCGGGCTGAACGGGTCGGCCGAGACCCAGGACACCCAACTGGCCCGGGACGGCATCGTCGAGGGCGACGCCAACTACGTCGAAGCGCTGTACGAGCGCCGCTGTGGCGACGGCTGGAACTGTATGGACCGCCCCGAGCGCGAGGGGTCCAGTGGCGGCGGTGGCAGCAGTATCAACGAGGGGCTGTTCACCGTCATCATCCAGCCCTACGCCACAGGGCCGCGCTTCGTCGACGCGCGCCGGGAGGCGGGCGGCTGGGAGGCGGTGAACGCGGTCTACTCGGAGTACCCCGACAGCTCCGAGCAGGTGCTCCACCCCGAGGCCTACCCCGACGAGGACCCGGTGAACGTCACCGTCCGTGACCGCTCGAACGGCGAGTGGCAGCGGTTCGACCACGACCCGGTGGCCGATACCGTCGGCGAGGCCTCGATCTTCGCGACGATGTATCACAACAACCAGACCGACGCCGACCGCTACAGCTACGACAGCGCCCCCTCGGTCGGCTGGGGCGGTGACACCGTCGTCCCGTACCACGACGGCGACGGTGACGGGGACGGCGGCTACGTCTGGCGCAGCAGTTGGGACACGGAGGAGGACGCCCGCGAGTTCGCCCGGGCCTACCGGGCCGCACTGGTCGAGGAACACGGCGCGACCCAGCCCCGGGCGAACGTCTACGTCGTCCCCGAGTCCAGCCCCTTCGCCGACGCGTTCCACGTCGTCCGCCGGGGCGACACCGTCCGGATCGTCAACGGCCCGACCGTCGAGGACCTGGGCGAGATCCACGCGCCGGCCGGGTGA
- a CDS encoding sensor histidine kinase produces the protein MKTGTRRLGTSGIVGASGLAVASLGASDIYVDAVRQGDPLWTTLVENSLSLSISLALCWSAVWLWRAATDLQVRQMGRWFGVAAAATLVVLAVVVGTQSLQSQFKPFLVVVAAGGLTLLAGLGLGRYDAERIDQRRAVERQRDKFAALFENVPNPVIAVRFEDEEPRLEMANPAFEEVFGFTEAELAGRDLRAALRPPDEEPERVDGTEQSVAPQTSDSDLDWTEMEVTLDTDYGQREFVRVTAPAADDNPEEEYAYYVDVTDRNQRRERLQVLSRTLRHDIRNRMDVAYGTAEVLEADLDGDRESLAKRIQTAISDLQRISEQTREVERVVSGEYDSYTETLSTMVAEQVEALRDDHPDVSVTVDLGAVPPVRVNDAVPVAIGNVLENAVVHNDDPDPTVEITAGTTDDGEYVTLRIADDGPGIPQREAELLQDERDRSQLEHTSGLGLWEVSWILRNLGGSLDFAENEPRGTVVTLTLPRADRSTGDESGEGVSIDT, from the coding sequence GTGAAAACAGGAACACGTCGGCTCGGCACCAGCGGGATCGTCGGGGCGAGCGGCCTCGCCGTCGCGTCGCTGGGCGCGAGTGACATCTACGTCGACGCGGTCCGGCAGGGCGACCCGCTGTGGACCACGCTGGTCGAGAACTCGCTGTCGCTGTCGATCAGCCTGGCGCTGTGCTGGAGTGCCGTCTGGCTGTGGCGGGCCGCAACCGACCTCCAGGTCCGGCAGATGGGGCGGTGGTTCGGGGTCGCGGCCGCCGCGACGCTCGTCGTGTTGGCGGTCGTCGTCGGGACGCAGTCGCTGCAGTCACAGTTCAAGCCGTTTCTGGTCGTGGTCGCCGCGGGCGGGCTGACGCTACTTGCGGGGCTGGGACTCGGTCGGTACGACGCCGAGCGGATCGACCAGCGTCGCGCGGTCGAGCGCCAGCGCGACAAGTTCGCGGCGCTGTTCGAGAACGTCCCGAACCCGGTGATCGCCGTCCGCTTCGAGGACGAGGAGCCCCGCCTGGAGATGGCGAACCCGGCGTTCGAGGAAGTGTTCGGGTTCACCGAGGCGGAACTGGCCGGCCGGGACCTCCGGGCGGCGCTGCGGCCGCCGGACGAGGAGCCAGAACGGGTCGACGGCACCGAACAGTCGGTCGCGCCACAGACCAGCGACAGCGACCTCGACTGGACAGAGATGGAGGTCACGCTCGACACCGACTACGGCCAGCGGGAGTTCGTCCGGGTGACCGCGCCGGCTGCCGACGACAACCCCGAAGAGGAGTACGCCTACTACGTCGACGTGACCGACCGGAACCAGCGCCGGGAGCGGCTCCAGGTCCTCTCCCGGACGCTCCGTCACGACATCCGCAACCGGATGGATGTCGCCTACGGCACCGCAGAGGTGCTCGAAGCGGACCTCGACGGCGACCGGGAGTCGCTCGCCAAGCGGATACAGACGGCCATCAGCGACCTCCAGCGGATCAGCGAGCAGACCCGCGAGGTCGAACGGGTCGTCTCGGGCGAGTACGACTCCTACACCGAGACGCTGTCGACCATGGTCGCCGAGCAGGTCGAGGCGCTCCGCGACGACCACCCCGACGTGTCGGTGACCGTCGACCTGGGCGCGGTCCCGCCGGTCAGGGTCAACGACGCGGTTCCGGTCGCCATCGGGAACGTGCTTGAGAACGCCGTCGTCCACAACGACGACCCCGACCCGACCGTCGAGATCACCGCCGGGACCACCGACGACGGCGAGTACGTCACGCTGCGGATCGCCGACGACGGCCCCGGAATCCCACAGCGTGAGGCCGAGCTCCTCCAGGACGAACGCGACCGCTCACAGCTCGAACACACGAGCGGACTGGGGCTGTGGGAGGTCAGCTGGATCCTCCGGAACCTCGGTGGCTCGCTCGACTTCGCCGAGAACGAGCCACGCGGCACCGTCGTGACCCTCACCCTGCCCCGAGCCGACCGATCGACGGGCGACGAGTCCGGGGAAGGCGTCTCAATAGACACATGA